A region from the Bactrocera dorsalis isolate Fly_Bdor chromosome 1, ASM2337382v1, whole genome shotgun sequence genome encodes:
- the LOC105224202 gene encoding basic proline-rich protein isoform X6: MKLFVLLLALAATGAHADVSHLSSDLQEDGYHYKQPSVPFPAPPSGNGIDDVQYQPRPQPQPQPRPQPQPRPQPSYPAPSQPSYPAPRPQPQPQPQPSYPAPGPQPQPQPQPSYPAPRPQPQPQPRPQPSYPAPSQPQPRPQPSYPAPSQPTQPGPRPQPQPGRPAPSPQPGPEYLPPDQPQQPRPRPQPQPRPQPQPQPSYPSPRPQPQPQPQPQPQPQPQPSYPAPRPQPQPQPRPQPQPRPQQPGQPKPGPEYIPPAGPTTGPTYQPRPQQPTPGPTYQPRPQQPTPGPTYQPRPQQPTPGPTYQPRPQQPTPGPTYQPRPQQPTPGPTYQPRPQQPTPGPTYQPRPQPQPKPSQPAKPGPEYLPPPGENEVGPKQPAPRPQPQPRPSQPSQPAPRPSYPAPKPSYPALQPSYPGGPSGPGGPQGPGGPGGPSGPQGPGGPGGPSGSYGPGGPSGPSGPGGPGGSYPGGPSGPQGPSGPSGPGGPQGPGGPCGPSGSGGPQGPGGPSGSYGPGGPCGPSGPGGPQGPGGPGGPGGSYGPGGPSGPGGPQGPGGAGGPDGSYRPGGPSGPGGPQGPGGSYGPGGPSGPGGPQGPGGSYGPGGPGGPSGPGSPQGPGGPSGPGGPSGSYGPGGPGGPTGPSGPEAGSLGPDGYNYNKPSRPFSY, translated from the exons ATG AAATTATTTGTACTACTGCTGGCACTAGCTGCCACTGGTGCGCATGCTGATGTCTCACACTTGAGTAGCGACTTACAGGAGGATGGTTATCATTATAAGCAGCCTTCGGTGCCTTTCCCAGCACCCCCTTCGGGCAATGGCATAGATGATGTACAATATCAACCAAGACCACAGCCACAGCCGCAGCCACGTCCACAGCCGCAACCAAGGCCACAACCTTCATATCCAGCACCCTCACAGCCATCGTATCCAGCACCACGCCCACAGCCACAGCCACAACCACAGCCGTCGTATCCAGCGCCAGGCCCACAGCCGCAGCCACAACCACAGCCATCATATCCAGCACCGCGCCCACAGCCACAACCCCAACCAAGACCACAACCTTCATATCCCGCTCCATCACAGCCACAACCTCGGCCTCAACCTTCATATCCAGCACCCTCACAGCCAACACAGCCCGGACCTCGTCCACAACCTCAACCTGGTCGTCCAGCGCCATCACCACAGCCAGGACCGGAATATTTGCCTCCCGATCAACCACAGCAGCCAAGACCTCGTCCTCAACCACAGCCACGTCCACAACCTCAACCTCAACCCTCATATCCTTCCCCAAGGcctcaacctcaacctcaaccCCAACCTCAGCCTCAGCCACAACCACAGCCCTCATATCCTGCTCCGCGTCCTCAACCTCAGCCTCAACCACGACCACAGCCTCAACCGCGTCCACAACAGCCAGGTCAGCCAAAACCTGGTCCTGAGTATATACCCCCAGCAGGGCCAACTACTGGTCCAACTTATCAACCACGACCACAACAACCCACTCCTGGCCCAACTTATCAACCACGACCACAACAACCCACACCTGGCCCAACTTATCAACCACGACCACAACAACCAACTCCTGGTCCAACTTATCAACCACGACCACAACAACCCACTCCTGGTCCAACTTATCAACCACGGCCACAACAACCCACTCCCGGACCAACTTATCAACCACGGCCACAGCAACCCACTCCGGGACCAACATACCAACCGCGTCCACAACCACAGCCAAAACCATCACAGCCTGCCAAACCAGGTCCAGAATATTTGCCACCACCTGGTGAAAATGAAGTAGGCCCTAAACAGCCGGCACCTCGTCCACAACCACAACCGCGTCCATCGCAACCTAGTCAACCGGCACCTCGACCAAGCTATCCAGCACCAAAACCTTCATACCCTGCTCTTCAGCCTAGTTATCCAGGAGGCCCCAGCGGTCCAGGAGGTCCACAAGGCCCAGGTGGACCCGGCGGTCCAAGTGGCCCACAAGGTCCAGGTGGTCCAGGAGGCCCAAGCGGTTCATATGGTCCAGGTGGTCCAAGCGGTCCAAGTGGTCCAGGAGGTCCAGGCGGTTCATATCCAGGTGGTCCAAGTGGTCCACAAGGTCCAAGTGGTCCTAGTGGTCCAGGAGGTCCACAAGGCCCAGGAGGACCATGTGGTCCTAGCGGTTCAGGTGGTCCACAAGGTCCAGGAGGACCAAGCGGTTCATATGGTCCAGGAGGTCCATGTGGTCCCAGCGGTCCAGGAGGCCCACAAGGCCCAGGTGGTCCAGGAGGTCCAGGCGGTTCATATGGTCCAGGTGGTCCCAGCGGTCCAGGAGGTCCACAAGGCCCAGGTGGTGCAGGAGGCCCAGATGGTTCATATCGTCCAGGTGGTCCCAGCGGTCCAGGAGGTCCACAAG GCCCAGGTGGTTCATATGGTCCAGGTGGCCCCAGCGGTCCAGGAGGTCCACAAGGCCCAG GCGGTTCATATGGTCCAGGAGGACCAGGTGGTCCAAGCGGTCCAGGAAGTCCACAAGGCCCAGGTGGTCCAAGTGGTCCAGGAGGTCCAAGCGGTTCATATGGTCCAGGCGGCCCTGGGGGACCAACAGGACCCAGCGGTCCCGAGGCGGGATCTCTCGGACCTGATGGTTATAACTACAACAAACCATCTAGACCCTTCTCATATTAA
- the LOC105224202 gene encoding basic proline-rich protein isoform X16: MKLFVLLLALAATGAHADVSHLSSDLQEDGYHYKQPSVPFPAPPSGNGIDDVQYQPRPQPQPQPRPQPQPRPQPSYPAPSQPSYPAPRPQPQPQPQPSYPAPGPQPQPQPQPSYPAPRPQPQPQPRPQPSYPAPSQPQPRPQPSYPAPSQPTQPGPRPQPQPGRPAPSPQPGPEYLPPDQPQQPRPRPQPQPRPQPQPQPSYPSPRPQPQPQPQPQPQPQPQPSYPAPRPQPQPQPRPQPQPRPQQPGQPKPGPEYIPPAGPTTGPTYQPRPQQPTPGPTYQPRPQQPTPGPTYQPRPQQPTPGPTYQPRPQQPTPGPTYQPRPQQPTPGPTYQPRPQQPTPGPTYQPRPQPQPKPSQPAKPGPEYLPPPGENEVGPKQPAPRPQPQPRPSQPSQPAPRPSYPAPKPSYPALQPSYPGGPSGPGGPQGPGGPGGPSGPQGPGGPGGPSGSYGPGGPSGPSGPGGPGGSYPGGPSGPQGPSGPSGPGGPQGPGGPCGPSGSGGPQGPGGPSGSYGPGGPCGPSGPGGPQGPGGPGGPGGSYGPGGPSGPGGPGGPGGPGGSYGPGGPSGPGGPQGPGGSYGPGGPGGPSGPGSPQGPGGPSGPGGPSGSYGPGGPGGPTGPSGPEAGSLGPDGYNYNKPSRPFSY, translated from the exons ATG AAATTATTTGTACTACTGCTGGCACTAGCTGCCACTGGTGCGCATGCTGATGTCTCACACTTGAGTAGCGACTTACAGGAGGATGGTTATCATTATAAGCAGCCTTCGGTGCCTTTCCCAGCACCCCCTTCGGGCAATGGCATAGATGATGTACAATATCAACCAAGACCACAGCCACAGCCGCAGCCACGTCCACAGCCGCAACCAAGGCCACAACCTTCATATCCAGCACCCTCACAGCCATCGTATCCAGCACCACGCCCACAGCCACAGCCACAACCACAGCCGTCGTATCCAGCGCCAGGCCCACAGCCGCAGCCACAACCACAGCCATCATATCCAGCACCGCGCCCACAGCCACAACCCCAACCAAGACCACAACCTTCATATCCCGCTCCATCACAGCCACAACCTCGGCCTCAACCTTCATATCCAGCACCCTCACAGCCAACACAGCCCGGACCTCGTCCACAACCTCAACCTGGTCGTCCAGCGCCATCACCACAGCCAGGACCGGAATATTTGCCTCCCGATCAACCACAGCAGCCAAGACCTCGTCCTCAACCACAGCCACGTCCACAACCTCAACCTCAACCCTCATATCCTTCCCCAAGGcctcaacctcaacctcaaccCCAACCTCAGCCTCAGCCACAACCACAGCCCTCATATCCTGCTCCGCGTCCTCAACCTCAGCCTCAACCACGACCACAGCCTCAACCGCGTCCACAACAGCCAGGTCAGCCAAAACCTGGTCCTGAGTATATACCCCCAGCAGGGCCAACTACTGGTCCAACTTATCAACCACGACCACAACAACCCACTCCTGGCCCAACTTATCAACCACGACCACAACAACCCACACCTGGCCCAACTTATCAACCACGACCACAACAACCAACTCCTGGTCCAACTTATCAACCACGACCACAACAACCCACTCCTGGTCCAACTTATCAACCACGGCCACAACAACCCACTCCCGGACCAACTTATCAACCACGGCCACAGCAACCCACTCCGGGACCAACATACCAACCGCGTCCACAACCACAGCCAAAACCATCACAGCCTGCCAAACCAGGTCCAGAATATTTGCCACCACCTGGTGAAAATGAAGTAGGCCCTAAACAGCCGGCACCTCGTCCACAACCACAACCGCGTCCATCGCAACCTAGTCAACCGGCACCTCGACCAAGCTATCCAGCACCAAAACCTTCATACCCTGCTCTTCAGCCTAGTTATCCAGGAGGCCCCAGCGGTCCAGGAGGTCCACAAGGCCCAGGTGGACCCGGCGGTCCAAGTGGCCCACAAGGTCCAGGTGGTCCAGGAGGCCCAAGCGGTTCATATGGTCCAGGTGGTCCAAGCGGTCCAAGTGGTCCAGGAGGTCCAGGCGGTTCATATCCAGGTGGTCCAAGTGGTCCACAAGGTCCAAGTGGTCCTAGTGGTCCAGGAGGTCCACAAGGCCCAGGAGGACCATGTGGTCCTAGCGGTTCAGGTGGTCCACAAGGTCCAGGAGGACCAAGCGGTTCATATGGTCCAGGAGGTCCATGTGGTCCCAGCGGTCCAGGAGGCCCACAAGGCCCAGGTGGTCCAGGAGGTCCAGGCGGTTCATATGGTCCAGGTGGTCCCAGCGGTCCAGGAG GCCCAGGTGGTCCAGGAGGCCCAGGTGGTTCATATGGTCCAGGTGGCCCCAGCGGTCCAGGAGGTCCACAAGGCCCAG GCGGTTCATATGGTCCAGGAGGACCAGGTGGTCCAAGCGGTCCAGGAAGTCCACAAGGCCCAGGTGGTCCAAGTGGTCCAGGAGGTCCAAGCGGTTCATATGGTCCAGGCGGCCCTGGGGGACCAACAGGACCCAGCGGTCCCGAGGCGGGATCTCTCGGACCTGATGGTTATAACTACAACAAACCATCTAGACCCTTCTCATATTAA
- the LOC105224202 gene encoding basic proline-rich protein isoform X5: protein MKLFVLLLALAATGAHADVSHLSSDLQEDGYHYKQPSVPFPAPPSGNGIDDVQYQPRPQPQPQPRPQPQPRPQPSYPAPSQPSYPAPRPQPQPQPQPSYPAPGPQPQPQPQPSYPAPRPQPQPQPRPQPSYPAPSQPQPRPQPSYPAPSQPTQPGPRPQPQPGRPAPSPQPGPEYLPPDQPQQPRPRPQPQPRPQPQPQPSYPSPRPQPQPQPQPQPQPQPQPSYPAPRPQPQPQPRPQPQPRPQQPGQPKPGPEYIPPAGPTTGPTYQPRPQQPTPGPTYQPRPQQPTPGPTYQPRPQQPTPGPTYQPRPQQPTPGPTYQPRPQQPTPGPTYQPRPQQPTPGPTYQPRPQPQPKPSQPAKPGPEYLPPPGENEVGPKQPAPRPQPQPRPSQPSQPAPRPSYPAPKPSYPALQPSYPGGPSGPGGPQGPGGPGGPSGPQGPGGPGGPSGSYGPGGPSGPSGPGGPGGSYPGGPSGPQGPSGPSGPGGPQGPGGPCGPSGSGGPQGPGGPSGSYGPGGPCGPSGPGGPQGPGGPGGPGGSYGPGGPSGPGGPQGPGGAGGPDGSYRPGGPSGPGGPQGPGGPGGPGGSYGPGGPSGPGGPQGPGGSYGPGGPGGPSGPGSPQGPGGPSGPGGPSGSYGPGGPGGPTGPSGPEAGSLGPDGYNYNKPSRPFSY from the exons ATG AAATTATTTGTACTACTGCTGGCACTAGCTGCCACTGGTGCGCATGCTGATGTCTCACACTTGAGTAGCGACTTACAGGAGGATGGTTATCATTATAAGCAGCCTTCGGTGCCTTTCCCAGCACCCCCTTCGGGCAATGGCATAGATGATGTACAATATCAACCAAGACCACAGCCACAGCCGCAGCCACGTCCACAGCCGCAACCAAGGCCACAACCTTCATATCCAGCACCCTCACAGCCATCGTATCCAGCACCACGCCCACAGCCACAGCCACAACCACAGCCGTCGTATCCAGCGCCAGGCCCACAGCCGCAGCCACAACCACAGCCATCATATCCAGCACCGCGCCCACAGCCACAACCCCAACCAAGACCACAACCTTCATATCCCGCTCCATCACAGCCACAACCTCGGCCTCAACCTTCATATCCAGCACCCTCACAGCCAACACAGCCCGGACCTCGTCCACAACCTCAACCTGGTCGTCCAGCGCCATCACCACAGCCAGGACCGGAATATTTGCCTCCCGATCAACCACAGCAGCCAAGACCTCGTCCTCAACCACAGCCACGTCCACAACCTCAACCTCAACCCTCATATCCTTCCCCAAGGcctcaacctcaacctcaaccCCAACCTCAGCCTCAGCCACAACCACAGCCCTCATATCCTGCTCCGCGTCCTCAACCTCAGCCTCAACCACGACCACAGCCTCAACCGCGTCCACAACAGCCAGGTCAGCCAAAACCTGGTCCTGAGTATATACCCCCAGCAGGGCCAACTACTGGTCCAACTTATCAACCACGACCACAACAACCCACTCCTGGCCCAACTTATCAACCACGACCACAACAACCCACACCTGGCCCAACTTATCAACCACGACCACAACAACCAACTCCTGGTCCAACTTATCAACCACGACCACAACAACCCACTCCTGGTCCAACTTATCAACCACGGCCACAACAACCCACTCCCGGACCAACTTATCAACCACGGCCACAGCAACCCACTCCGGGACCAACATACCAACCGCGTCCACAACCACAGCCAAAACCATCACAGCCTGCCAAACCAGGTCCAGAATATTTGCCACCACCTGGTGAAAATGAAGTAGGCCCTAAACAGCCGGCACCTCGTCCACAACCACAACCGCGTCCATCGCAACCTAGTCAACCGGCACCTCGACCAAGCTATCCAGCACCAAAACCTTCATACCCTGCTCTTCAGCCTAGTTATCCAGGAGGCCCCAGCGGTCCAGGAGGTCCACAAGGCCCAGGTGGACCCGGCGGTCCAAGTGGCCCACAAGGTCCAGGTGGTCCAGGAGGCCCAAGCGGTTCATATGGTCCAGGTGGTCCAAGCGGTCCAAGTGGTCCAGGAGGTCCAGGCGGTTCATATCCAGGTGGTCCAAGTGGTCCACAAGGTCCAAGTGGTCCTAGTGGTCCAGGAGGTCCACAAGGCCCAGGAGGACCATGTGGTCCTAGCGGTTCAGGTGGTCCACAAGGTCCAGGAGGACCAAGCGGTTCATATGGTCCAGGAGGTCCATGTGGTCCCAGCGGTCCAGGAGGCCCACAAGGCCCAGGTGGTCCAGGAGGTCCAGGCGGTTCATATGGTCCAGGTGGTCCCAGCGGTCCAGGAGGTCCACAAGGCCCAGGTGGTGCAGGAGGCCCAGATGGTTCATATCGTCCAGGTGGTCCCAGCGGTCCAGGAGGTCCACAAG GCCCAGGTGGTCCAGGAGGCCCAGGTGGTTCATATGGTCCAGGTGGCCCCAGCGGTCCAGGAGGTCCACAAGGCCCAG GCGGTTCATATGGTCCAGGAGGACCAGGTGGTCCAAGCGGTCCAGGAAGTCCACAAGGCCCAGGTGGTCCAAGTGGTCCAGGAGGTCCAAGCGGTTCATATGGTCCAGGCGGCCCTGGGGGACCAACAGGACCCAGCGGTCCCGAGGCGGGATCTCTCGGACCTGATGGTTATAACTACAACAAACCATCTAGACCCTTCTCATATTAA
- the LOC105224202 gene encoding basic proline-rich protein isoform X18 → MKLFVLLLALAATGAHADVSHLSSDLQEDGYHYKQPSVPFPAPPSGNGIDDVQYQPRPQPQPQPRPQPQPRPQPSYPAPSQPSYPAPRPQPQPQPQPSYPAPGPQPQPQPQPSYPAPRPQPQPQPRPQPSYPAPSQPQPRPQPSYPAPSQPTQPGPRPQPQPGRPAPSPQPGPEYLPPDQPQQPRPRPQPQPRPQPQPQPSYPSPRPQPQPQPQPQPQPQPQPSYPAPRPQPQPQPRPQPQPRPQQPGQPKPGPEYIPPAGPTTGPTYQPRPQQPTPGPTYQPRPQQPTPGPTYQPRPQQPTPGPTYQPRPQQPTPGPTYQPRPQQPTPGPTYQPRPQQPTPGPTYQPRPQPQPKPSQPAKPGPEYLPPPGENEVGPKQPAPRPQPQPRPSQPSQPAPRPSYPAPKPSYPALQPSYPGGPSGPGGPQGPGGPGGPSGPQGPGGPGGPSGSYGPGGPSGPSGPGGPGGSYPGGPSGPQGPSGPSGPGGPQGPGGPCGPSGSGGPQGPGGPSGSYGPGGPCGPSGPGGPQGPGGPGGPGGSYGPGGPSGPGGPQGPGGPGGPSGPGGPQGPGGSYGPGGPGGPSGPGSPQGPGGPSGPGGPSGSYGPGGPGGPTGPSGPEAGSLGPDGYNYNKPSRPFSY, encoded by the exons ATG AAATTATTTGTACTACTGCTGGCACTAGCTGCCACTGGTGCGCATGCTGATGTCTCACACTTGAGTAGCGACTTACAGGAGGATGGTTATCATTATAAGCAGCCTTCGGTGCCTTTCCCAGCACCCCCTTCGGGCAATGGCATAGATGATGTACAATATCAACCAAGACCACAGCCACAGCCGCAGCCACGTCCACAGCCGCAACCAAGGCCACAACCTTCATATCCAGCACCCTCACAGCCATCGTATCCAGCACCACGCCCACAGCCACAGCCACAACCACAGCCGTCGTATCCAGCGCCAGGCCCACAGCCGCAGCCACAACCACAGCCATCATATCCAGCACCGCGCCCACAGCCACAACCCCAACCAAGACCACAACCTTCATATCCCGCTCCATCACAGCCACAACCTCGGCCTCAACCTTCATATCCAGCACCCTCACAGCCAACACAGCCCGGACCTCGTCCACAACCTCAACCTGGTCGTCCAGCGCCATCACCACAGCCAGGACCGGAATATTTGCCTCCCGATCAACCACAGCAGCCAAGACCTCGTCCTCAACCACAGCCACGTCCACAACCTCAACCTCAACCCTCATATCCTTCCCCAAGGcctcaacctcaacctcaaccCCAACCTCAGCCTCAGCCACAACCACAGCCCTCATATCCTGCTCCGCGTCCTCAACCTCAGCCTCAACCACGACCACAGCCTCAACCGCGTCCACAACAGCCAGGTCAGCCAAAACCTGGTCCTGAGTATATACCCCCAGCAGGGCCAACTACTGGTCCAACTTATCAACCACGACCACAACAACCCACTCCTGGCCCAACTTATCAACCACGACCACAACAACCCACACCTGGCCCAACTTATCAACCACGACCACAACAACCAACTCCTGGTCCAACTTATCAACCACGACCACAACAACCCACTCCTGGTCCAACTTATCAACCACGGCCACAACAACCCACTCCCGGACCAACTTATCAACCACGGCCACAGCAACCCACTCCGGGACCAACATACCAACCGCGTCCACAACCACAGCCAAAACCATCACAGCCTGCCAAACCAGGTCCAGAATATTTGCCACCACCTGGTGAAAATGAAGTAGGCCCTAAACAGCCGGCACCTCGTCCACAACCACAACCGCGTCCATCGCAACCTAGTCAACCGGCACCTCGACCAAGCTATCCAGCACCAAAACCTTCATACCCTGCTCTTCAGCCTAGTTATCCAGGAGGCCCCAGCGGTCCAGGAGGTCCACAAGGCCCAGGTGGACCCGGCGGTCCAAGTGGCCCACAAGGTCCAGGTGGTCCAGGAGGCCCAAGCGGTTCATATGGTCCAGGTGGTCCAAGCGGTCCAAGTGGTCCAGGAGGTCCAGGCGGTTCATATCCAGGTGGTCCAAGTGGTCCACAAGGTCCAAGTGGTCCTAGTGGTCCAGGAGGTCCACAAGGCCCAGGAGGACCATGTGGTCCTAGCGGTTCAGGTGGTCCACAAGGTCCAGGAGGACCAAGCGGTTCATATGGTCCAGGAGGTCCATGTGGTCCCAGCGGTCCAGGAGGCCCACAAGGCCCAGGTGGTCCAGGAGGTCCAGGCGGTTCATATGGTCCAG GTGGCCCCAGCGGTCCAGGAGGTCCACAAGGCCCAGGTGGACCAGGCGGTCCAAGCGGTCCAGGAGGCCCACAAGGCCCAGGCGGTTCATATGGTCCAGGAGGACCAGGTGGTCCAAGCGGTCCAGGAAGTCCACAAGGCCCAGGTGGTCCAAGTGGTCCAGGAGGTCCAAGCGGTTCATATGGTCCAGGCGGCCCTGGGGGACCAACAGGACCCAGCGGTCCCGAGGCGGGATCTCTCGGACCTGATGGTTATAACTACAACAAACCATCTAGACCCTTCTCATATTAA
- the LOC105224202 gene encoding basic proline-rich protein isoform X28 encodes MKLFVLLLALAATGAHADVSHLSSDLQEDGYHYKQPSVPFPAPPSGNGIDDVQYQPRPQPQPQPRPQPQPRPQPSYPAPSQPSYPAPRPQPQPQPQPSYPAPGPQPQPQPQPSYPAPRPQPQPQPRPQPSYPAPSQPQPRPQPSYPAPSQPTQPGPRPQPQPGRPAPSPQPGPEYLPPDQPQQPRPRPQPQPRPQPQPQPSYPSPRPQPQPQPQPQPQPQPQPSYPAPRPQPQPQPRPQPQPRPQQPGQPKPGPEYIPPAGPTTGPTYQPRPQQPTPGPTYQPRPQQPTPGPTYQPRPQQPTPGPTYQPRPQQPTPGPTYQPRPQQPTPGPTYQPRPQQPTPGPTYQPRPQPQPKPSQPAKPGPEYLPPPGENEVGPKQPAPRPQPQPRPSQPSQPAPRPSYPAPKPSYPALQPSYPGGPSGPGGPQGPGGPGGPSGPQGPGGPGGPSGSYGPGGPSGPSGPGGPGGSYPGGPSGPQGPSGPSGPGGPQGPGGSYGPGGPSGPGGPQGPGGPGGPSGPGGPQGPGGSYGPGGPGGPSGPGSPQGPGGPSGPGGPSGSYGPGGPGGPTGPSGPEAGSLGPDGYNYNKPSRPFSY; translated from the exons ATG AAATTATTTGTACTACTGCTGGCACTAGCTGCCACTGGTGCGCATGCTGATGTCTCACACTTGAGTAGCGACTTACAGGAGGATGGTTATCATTATAAGCAGCCTTCGGTGCCTTTCCCAGCACCCCCTTCGGGCAATGGCATAGATGATGTACAATATCAACCAAGACCACAGCCACAGCCGCAGCCACGTCCACAGCCGCAACCAAGGCCACAACCTTCATATCCAGCACCCTCACAGCCATCGTATCCAGCACCACGCCCACAGCCACAGCCACAACCACAGCCGTCGTATCCAGCGCCAGGCCCACAGCCGCAGCCACAACCACAGCCATCATATCCAGCACCGCGCCCACAGCCACAACCCCAACCAAGACCACAACCTTCATATCCCGCTCCATCACAGCCACAACCTCGGCCTCAACCTTCATATCCAGCACCCTCACAGCCAACACAGCCCGGACCTCGTCCACAACCTCAACCTGGTCGTCCAGCGCCATCACCACAGCCAGGACCGGAATATTTGCCTCCCGATCAACCACAGCAGCCAAGACCTCGTCCTCAACCACAGCCACGTCCACAACCTCAACCTCAACCCTCATATCCTTCCCCAAGGcctcaacctcaacctcaaccCCAACCTCAGCCTCAGCCACAACCACAGCCCTCATATCCTGCTCCGCGTCCTCAACCTCAGCCTCAACCACGACCACAGCCTCAACCGCGTCCACAACAGCCAGGTCAGCCAAAACCTGGTCCTGAGTATATACCCCCAGCAGGGCCAACTACTGGTCCAACTTATCAACCACGACCACAACAACCCACTCCTGGCCCAACTTATCAACCACGACCACAACAACCCACACCTGGCCCAACTTATCAACCACGACCACAACAACCAACTCCTGGTCCAACTTATCAACCACGACCACAACAACCCACTCCTGGTCCAACTTATCAACCACGGCCACAACAACCCACTCCCGGACCAACTTATCAACCACGGCCACAGCAACCCACTCCGGGACCAACATACCAACCGCGTCCACAACCACAGCCAAAACCATCACAGCCTGCCAAACCAGGTCCAGAATATTTGCCACCACCTGGTGAAAATGAAGTAGGCCCTAAACAGCCGGCACCTCGTCCACAACCACAACCGCGTCCATCGCAACCTAGTCAACCGGCACCTCGACCAAGCTATCCAGCACCAAAACCTTCATACCCTGCTCTTCAGCCTAGTTATCCAGGAGGCCCCAGCGGTCCAGGAGGTCCACAAGGCCCAGGTGGACCCGGCGGTCCAAGTGGCCCACAAGGTCCAGGTGGTCCAGGAGGCCCAAGCGGTTCATATGGTCCAGGTGGTCCAAGCGGTCCAAGTGGTCCAGGAGGTCCAGGCGGTTCATATCCAGGTGGTCCAAGTGGTCCACAAGGTCCAA GTGGTCCCAGCGGTCCAGGAGGTCCACAAG GCCCAGGTGGTTCATATGGTCCAGGTGGCCCCAGCGGTCCAGGAGGTCCACAAGGCCCAGGTGGACCAGGCGGTCCAAGCGGTCCAGGAGGCCCACAAGGCCCAGGCGGTTCATATGGTCCAGGAGGACCAGGTGGTCCAAGCGGTCCAGGAAGTCCACAAGGCCCAGGTGGTCCAAGTGGTCCAGGAGGTCCAAGCGGTTCATATGGTCCAGGCGGCCCTGGGGGACCAACAGGACCCAGCGGTCCCGAGGCGGGATCTCTCGGACCTGATGGTTATAACTACAACAAACCATCTAGACCCTTCTCATATTAA